The sequence tgtcactcattttcggacacttatcctcaaccgatttgctcgcaacaagttgcattcgacgcagaatcctgtcccattgttttatatttgaaattggccagatcggactatgggatcgagagttatggccaaaatacaaattcatacgaaaatattgcgtaataaatgtcactcatttttcaggcacttattctcaaccgatttgctcgcaacaaattgcattcgacgcaaaatccttttccattgtttcctattgaaaattggacaggtcggactatgggattggaagttatggccgaaatacctttttcataaaaatcacaaaaatgtcacctattttcggacacctaatcttaatcgatttgctcgtaacaagttgcattcgacgcgaaattctatcccattgtttcttattgaaaattggctagattggactatgggatcggaagttatggccgaaacaccattttagcctttttatacgaaaaggcaggctgtatgttcgctccaaaaaccaaacttttacagaaggcctggagacccatagtgttatataccaatcgattcagctcgacgaactgagatgatgtctctgtctctcccacttcatacgggagtttggcagaaagacggtcatgagatttatatcataacaaatattgccctccgctcgcgtgatgggaatgacattttcgtttttttttgtgtagtcggagcttcagttcaactaacatccaaaagtgatatccttaaaatatatgactgggtgaaataaaacagggttatgtacgtcaaaagattggaaaaggaaacaaaaatatcgaaattcttattagcatattgtagatcaagctgaaaaccgaactgaggtcccgcgaaatcgcattttctcgcatttccggatgttgcaactgcatcgcgagtagtgcgcaactgtgccatagtcgggcaccactcgcgatgcagttgttattatccggaaatgggacaaaatatgattttcggttttcaactggatctacaatatctttgccataaataatctgattttcatagaacgtacaaagaaatttgtcttttttactcctagccactagctcatcttttttcaagcacacacattttacgaaggtcgagaaaggcaccatcaccgctaggtggattaatctgggttttttaactaattttatttgctaattatctaatacatgcattcatctcttagactaggtgttccctgttttcttaacactatcatccttatttgatatgatacatttttagtcattattaatatatttaaattgcctctggcagttaggatttttcctccgGTTGagttgaaccatgtaggaattacaatgttttcaacttaaactaaacttaacctaatttatactaagggtacaaagagctaatcgttgcaatagaagattgcaacgatttttgtctaaaatgggaaattattttgttggacatttgttgcaatgtctcaatattagaaattctatgaagttcattggtactataccacggaggcaacttcagaatcatttacaaaattttattttgaatcctctgaagtgcttggatcagtttaataattttcagaggaaaattaaaattcatcaattttacaatcaaaccttcatgccaaacactgtcaaatgctttctctatatcaagaagagcaactccagtcgaatatccttcagatattgagcaaactgattgggcgataactagaagcctcagctggatttttgtccggcttaaaaattggaacaactttggcaagaaagttattttgagctttttagtggaatgtcgaTATCGTCTCAtgacaactttggcgtttttccattgcGCCAACCAATGCAACAACcgatgggggggggggggtgctctgtggaattcgacaatatttttttctcgccATACTAAGCTGGGTGTTTAATGTGCATGTGCGAAAACAAGACAAGTAGAGACAAGAATGCGAAATATATATTCTGTTTGGTGGATTTGTTGTTTGTCTATTGTTTTAACACGTGTGGTGTACCACACACTCCACCTCAgatggattttaaattttaatattagGCACCAGGAATGAGGAAAACGACAGTTGAAAATGATCTCAGCCGTGTAAATCTAATTTAGTGTAGCTGTAGAGGTTTTCAATGCATCAAACTTGATGCTGCATATGAAAACGGGTACAGTAAATCTTATTCTCATATATTCGCTCTTAATCGAGGGATCCATGCATACTTCCAAAGCGTTGTGCAGTCATTTTTGTTCGGGAGAGACATGATTAATGATGCCACTTGGTGATGTAATTATACAAATCCCGTAGTAATAAACATCCGAATGAGCAAATATTGGTTTAAAGTCTGTCAACCTTGGATGAAAAATTGTGTCTCGAACTGCCAATGAAACAGGGGTGCGAAAGAGATACTTTAGCTCGCACTAGCACTGTGCTAGAAATGAAGATTTAATCTTTCAAATGTAACCAACCATAGGGTAAGTGGTTCTGTTCTAATATACATATgcatcaatattttttcacatatGCATCAATATTTTTGAGCATGAtaataaaattgttaaaaaatggGGCAAAATTCCCAATTGAAGAATGATATGCTTCAGCAGTTGATGTATTATTTGATTTATAATTTGAATGTTACCAATAGTTTCGCAATGTgagaatagtagtttgtgcaactagttgccaAACGATGATTTTTCCAGCACGAGttatacgtttatccaacgtggcctgccgagttggataattactacgagtgctgaaaaaatcgagttttgcaacgagctattttttgcaatgacgataAAATGGACTTCAGTATGTTAAATCAGTACCAAATTTTACAGTCCACTTTACACCATATGGTCATTCttctgttctgatgttggtttttcataaatagcacccaaataagtgctataatggattttatgcaattcatttgagttgcataatggttattatagcacccatttcgttggtatggaataGTAGgctgttttatcactcaaagacgaattgtaaaccaggtattattaCCAGGAATTGctaaaatatcattttataCTTATTTGCAATCATAGTCAAGCTAAATTCTGCATCGACCTAAATATGCTTAATTAATCATTGTTAAGCATCTTAAGGGAAATTTTACACAATTATTAGATTCTTTACTTCCTTTCACTTCCACTATGATAaattatagtggaagtaaatgtaagaaaataatttcataattgTGAAGATATGCTCCATTGAAAATCAATGAATAGCTCCACAATGGGACACATATTGGCTTTTGCCTATTATCGTGCTACTATACTATAAAATTTTAAGGTAGTATCGCATCAGTTTTTTGTTACAAGGTATGAAGATCTTGAATTAAATGATGTCTTTCAACAGAAtatgcagcaaaataaaaacatattttagttCGTGCATTGGAACAGTTAATATCTACTTGTTTTATTCAGACATGTTTTATCTTGGAATTAATTACTGAGtttatttttgttcaaatctaattgcaatagaaatttatTATTAATCGGCACTTGTTGTCTTTaacataaaatatataaaaaaacattgcaTGAGATGACGTGTTATCTCTATTCCACACTCTGTATGCCCAATGTCCatgctcaatttcatcaataAAGATAAATCAATTAATCAATCAATTTCATCAGTAGTGATTTTTAGTACTTaaaacatataaaattaaaaatatccatTGCCCATAAAATTTTAACTGTCCCGAATTGATATGGAAGTCATATTAATATGGGACAGTTGTGTTTGCAATGATAGTTTATgtacaacgaaaaaaaatctcgaatataTATCGATGTGTTTGTAACGTAGCCCTAAATCATTCGCAATTCATCGTCTGATATGAGTCTGTCTAAACGTATCAAAACGCCTTATGCAGGCGATATGGTTGATCGATTCCTATTCCAGCATGCAGAACAAACAAGGGGTTATCCTTTTGTCAAAGCGTGTAATATGGACTGGCTCAACGACACAGGCTGTCTAGTTCTTGCAACCGGAAgttcttatttttttctgatatttTCCAGACATAGGGGATAATGTTTGATCTGATTTTTATGTTATCGCGAGTGATGTGTTATATTACTTTTATTTGCATGCTATTATGAACGATATAAGTTTCAAACACATTCACACACATTAGGTCTTAAAATACATACCTGTTTGAAGAATTATAAGACAACTTCCTATCTATTTTGCATGAGTAGAAAAAGGAACCCCGTGCTGCATTAATGTTCCATTGATCTAATTTTACTTTATATTTCAAAGCAGAGATAGATGATCAAACAGCTGTAAAAGCTTGGAAAGTGCAGAGCAAGAcaaacatttataaaaaaaaaaagtttattcaaCGCCATCTCCATCTCATTCGTTATCGAATTAAATATGTAATCCTCACTGAGGGtagattttgttattatttttccattTGTTCGTGGCCGATTGAAGGACCTTTTAAAATATATGGATGACACGTTTTCAAGCCTGAAAGGTAAATAATAAAAGGTAATAATAATTGCTTAATCTCTTTTCGCACAAAACCGTGAAGAAGTGGAACAGGCAATCTGTAGCAGCGGAGAATTTCGGCATGTTTCATGATATTATTCGAGGTCTGCTTCACTGCTGCTTTCGTCGTTTGTCACCAGCAGTAGCACAATGCTAGGAGACATGCCCCGGAGGTATGTAATGTTGGATTTTGCGGGGACAAAGAATAAGTACCTTCTTCTTTCGTGGAAGGGAACAAGGAGAAGATGCGGCGGTAAACAAACAGCGGGAAACCGGTAGGCATGAAGGAATGCAACTCAAATTGATCGGACAAGGACAATGATAGGGATCCCATGAGAAGAATGAAGCAGAAGTATTGAGGACAGCTTAAGGTTTTGTTTGGCAAGATAAAAGACGCatttatttcataaatattatgAGAAGACAATATTTCTGTTAATTAGAGGCGGTACGTTGCAGCATTTGATCCAAGTGAGTGAAACGCTTGGCATCCGTTATGCAGATTAACCTAATTTGTTTCATAAATAGCCGTACGGAGATCAGTATCGCTGGTTTCTGGTCGGATTTGTCCCCTAATCAGGGAGGATTATCGTTTGCAACATGCGTATAATGAGGTTCAGACCTTTCCAGATGATTTGGATCATATGACGATCTAAGATATTGGTTTCAATCCACACTGCAACTGTTAATATCTTCATATTTCTAAACTGCTAGACTGAGTAATAGAAATTTTGGGCTTTTGATGTTGAACAGAAAATAATTTAGCTTCAGCCTTTTAATGTTAAAAATGCAATCTTTCGAACAAataagattttaggattttgtAATTATTAACATGGAAAGTATAACCACAGACAAATAGATACAGCACTCTTGAAATTCTCATCGTTTGTTGGCAATTCGAttactcgtggcgcgcgcatcggatttgctcgagtttgatgtttgcgcactaccgcaccgccatctggttcgtgaaaACAATAGATGTCGTTACTGTGtctacgacgatgaatttgatgaataAATGTGAAATGtgttgtctgtttgtctgtggtataacAGTAACGTTCAGTaggtatttgatacaaaattcCCTCCTATTATCAAGTTGCGTCATTCCCAGaaaatataaacatttttttatcgtgatagatttcatcaaatctgtcataCTTTCGAGTGTACGTAATCATGGCTGAAGTGCACTTGAGAATGAGCATTATAAAAAGTCACAACAATACCAGCTGCAACAAGAAGCACCACTCAGAACAATGCCGATAATAGGGACAATGAACATTCTTGTGCGAAATTATCCACACTATTCATCGCCCGCGCTATTTCATTTATATCGCTTTAACACATAAAAGGCTTCCCTCCGCAGGGATATTTCATTCCCCGCGCTCGTCAATAAACGTATTTTACAATAAGTTGATAAGTTTATTATGTTGTGTTGTTGTCTGCCGTACATATAACACCGCTGGCTAGGAAAGAAGCAACCGACCCATCTCCGCCAACAAGACCGAGTTGTCTCCTGTGTTGCCATCTATGGCAAATCCACCCTTCCTTGTTCGCCGTGGACTTCTATAATCACCCTCCGTTTTCAACGAACTTTCCGTGCGCAGTTGGAAATTAAATTGTACACCCGCTATAGGAGAACCTAAGCCAGAgatggaacatattttccagTTATAAACTAATGGTAGGAAGCATATTTTATTGCGAaagacatcatcatcatcatacagCCGACTGACGAAAATCATCGGTGGCCATAGGGGAAAACTTTGGGGTTGATGGAAGTGAGAAAAGCCGAAAACACTTCCTGGCTGGCACCCCACGGGCAATGTGTAGGGGTTTCCGCACCGTTTTAAACTGCTCTCTCATCGGTAatcatattttaagataataacaattttcaaccgagtGCACGGGTGTTTTTAACCTCCATTCAGATTTCCTGTTGAGCACTAGACAACTGGAGGGTTTGGCTTTTTATACGTGCGTATTTCCGAACTGAGCAGGGTGTCATTTCCAAATTAGATATCGGTGGTGGGCGGTATctggaaaattaaaatattacTCCAGCCATAATGATATTTGTCAATGCTGGGGTGATGTGACATAATATAATAAACATAATTGATATGAGATTAATTGAGTTACTTAAAAAAGTGATAGGACAACTGCACCTGCAGACCTGCAACTGCAGAAATCTTTTCACCAACGGTTGTGAGGTGATCCAGAGATGGCGGCCACACTTTGAAGTTACTCTTgcgatggcgatgtggcagacaacgaaGGTGATGTGGTGGAGCATGCGCGTAGGACACAAGATTTTCACCTtcaaatctccaggaaatccgtGGGCGTTCGGTCTGAAAAACAACTTTGATATACCTGTGCCTGGCGAATTGTAGAGCTCCGTAATCGTCTGCTTGGCGATGTTGCTCCAGTTTCATCGTATGCTTAGGGTCACCGGATCCGATTCAATCGTCTCCGTGGCGTTCCACGAGATCCTcatttccagaggctcggaggctTCCTTTTAAGCCTCtgttcaagaggcacggaagccttttttttcaagttcgtttatttagtaggctcaggcgtgtataacactttacggagccatagttatttgtgatatatacaatcaatattcACGGAAGCCTTTAAAAGTcatgaaattcttttagaaagaTGGATGTATTAATTTGTATTCAGGTACCAAAACTACCAGTTATGGATCACAACTTCAGGCTTGGTAATGACGTGCCCGTACTACCCGTTGGGTATGTTTGGTATATTTTGTCTCGTCCCGGGAATGATCAGCTAGTATATGTAAGTCTATCCATAGATTAGaaagcaaaaattaaaaatacgtCTTATGAAGCCTCTTGAAACCACCTCTAGTTGAGGTCAAAATCGCATATGAGTAAATACAAAAGTGTGACTTGATGACACTAATGAACACTCCCTGGGTAGAGTGGAAATAGACCATAGCCCTGGTAGGTATTCATACAATATATAATTGATAATAACTTTCGATTAAGGTTAACCTCCAACTGTGAAGCCGGCTTCTGTAGTCGATTTTTACGCTCACCCGACGGTACAGGAACGGAAGGGTACGAAAAGGAAGAAACAAACTATCGTTTTTAAAGCGCAGGATTCAAACCCAATCGACGCGGGAACGGGACAATATTAACAGATTGTTTATGATTTGTACCTACCTGTTGCCCAATCGTGCTGTGTGCTGCATCGAGCTGCCTTGTTAGTCATTCTCATGGGCATATGGTTCATAACCCGTTCCACATGTTCAGCGGGAGCCGTCGACGTTCTCGTCAGACGGTCTTCGGCAGTTCTTTGTAGTTTATGTTCGTCTCTGAGGATCAGTGATGTAGCCTGCGACTTTTTGCTTACCGGCACCAAGACAATTTGGTATTCAacccttttttattgtttttgttttttaacgTTTTTTGCTCGCAAATAAAAGACAGTTTTGAATAATGGTCCCCAATATTTCCCAACTACAACCCTGAATTCATAATTGATCTAGGCGATCTTGAAAGTGAGAAGCGACCACCTTTACCGGCGTGGCCGGCTCATATCGTTGCTAGCTGAATAGTTTAAATTATTTGTGTTCTATGATTTTGGTTTTTCTCACTGAATCAACCAGGTAGGTCGATGAAAGAGTCTCACGACAAGGAATTTAGATAGAACAAGTTGCAATTTATTACCAGAGCATCACTTTTTACCACCGTTCGTTTTTTCAACTCATCATAGTATGAAAGAGATCATTCGCTCGCATGGTGGCGACGTCAGTTGATGAGTCGCTGTTGACGACGATGACATACAAGCTATACCGCAGAGTGGGAAATGGTTGCGAAAAAATGTATATGCATTTTGATTGCTTGCACACATCGCGATGGGCAGGGGAGTTGCAGGAAGTTGGTCATCGTGTTTGCCGGACTATGCCTCTGACCAAACCAGGGAACATTCGCCATGTGATGTCATATTTTATTCGCTACTGATGGCCCGGCGGTAGAGAAGTAAACTGAACCGACATGATTGAAGTTGCTCGAGTTCTTGAAGCAGTGATTTCCTGGAAAGATGTTCGTAAAAACCACTGGTTGATGATTATGACGTATAGGGCGAGCATATTGATTCTAATTTGGCCGGAATGATGTAGTGCGCCATGCTGTGGAGTATTGGACAATTTTGTATCGGTATGCGAGGGCAGGCCAGTACTGTGGCTGACGCCAGTTCCGGCGAATTCGTTTTTTGGGTGACTGTTGGACATAtatgaatttttggaatttttcatgGAATACCCGCCGCGTCGTCGTAGTCAATCAAGCACCTGATGAAGGCTGGAGCTGCACTGATCGGAGAATGGCGACTGAATGGTTGGCTCCCGCAATGCCTTTTGATGGGATAATCATGTAATAAATTCGAAGCACCATGCTTCGCTATGCTTCTGTGGCACtggaatgaaaattaattagaaatGATTTATTGAGAATTTTTATCATTTAAGGGACATTTTTTTGTTAGTTCTGTGTTTCCTGAGAAATTTGTCTGAATGCGTACAAgttaaaataattggattttttctgtgaattttatTTGGATGACACTCACGGTTCTTAGGATAAAGTTTGTAAATTGATATTATCTTGCCGGTTGCGAGTACTCACTATGCATAATTCAACGGAAAGTCGCGCAATATAAATCGACATTCATGCTGACCGACATCCGGTTCTCTAGCTAGCCTTGTGACCCAGAACAGATTTGTGATCAAATGCTTATtgtccaatccggagatggtgagttcgattcttaGTCTGGCCAACGGCGGATTTGGATGGGACACATTCACGATTTCTTGTATCCATTGCGCATGCCACACAAGATATATTACATAGTCATGCAATGGCCTATTTTAAATACTGTTGGTGAACGAAACGAATATTGCAAATTGAAATCGGTTTGCGTTCATTGTGAAAGTGAGCCCAACCCAGCCCAAACAAATTCCTAGTGCTATGACCAGGATGTTGAGCTGCTCTTTCACATTGTCATTGTGAAGTTGTCACACTGTAACTCCAACGTGCGCCgtcgtcttcaatgtctcgtacttgactcgacttacgagacAGTGCAGACTATtgtgtaacacatattgatataattgtgatattATTTTGTTATGACTGATGGTTGGTATAATATTTGGTAAATTTTGTAGAACTATTGATTAATATGGGAGTTCAATAATACCGGAAAAAAACCTTAAATTATCAAATAAGAAAATATTGTtccattattaaaaaaaatacatgtttcgttttaaaaattaagagtTATAATCTCAGTTTTGTAGTTTTCAGAACAAAACGTTTCGGTTTTTAATCACATTAGAAAGATTTACTGAAtgttttgaatgtttttgaACTAGCATTTGAAAAATTCATAGGTGACTCTGGACAGCGAAAAATCACCGTCATGAACTGCTCGATGTATGCGACAGCTTTTCGTGTAAATGTATTGATaatccatataaaaaaaatattttgcgtAACCTATGTTTAATGAAGACTTCTTTACTTTGAAGaatatttcaaaatagttgGACGACTTGATATTTAACAGTTATGAATATGTGCTTCAATCCCGATATGAAAATTATTGTAAATCTTAGTTGAACATTGCACATTGAAATCGGATTGCGTCACACTGTAGCGAATTGAAAACACTTTTATAGACTAAcacaaaatgaactcccccaagaaattatgacgtttgagcgggtcgcataatgaacgcaaaatgaacttttgttcgagaagacgacccgctcaaatgtcaaaatccatcgggtgagtgaatttgatgaacccctgcataagtctatAGCGTTATGAAAACTACGCGAAGAAAAACAGGGAAATAGAAGAATACTCTTAACTTAGAGTGTAATGaagaagaagttttttttattcctcgGGTGTGGATGTTTATTCCTTGGCGTTGGTGGTGGGACGCACATAGGAGTACTCACTGTGAAAAGGTAGCCAAAACCAATGACCAATAGCCTTTAAGTTAACATCCAATTTTATTTTGCATATAAtatacccgtaatgctgggtagacacctttacgtggtgtgttacggggtaagatctaccacggttacattgccagctacaaatcaaatcctgacccaacgaataccatcctcattatccaactccgtggtacttatgagggtgtcgctaagtcggtggcctctcgttaagtaagtaccacatcaacacttccttcctctccctagttacggtgaagatgggcatggccaggagtagtaatcctcatgcttttgttatttttgtttaagactggaatcaaggaccactcctcttctgatttctgatagcattctagataaggatctcaaaagtaaaacatgagtatcactagtgtccaatctacgaattacaccgtaacaatgctaatgctaatgctaaaattttattttgcataTAATATTGAGCCTGTCTTACTATGGGGCTTGTACCATAGTAAGACAGGCTGTAATTTTAATAATCGTGGTACTCCTCTAACTATGTCATTATATACCCTCATTAttgatacctatattgattttcagctttaaaatcattaaaaacCAAGAAAAACATGATACAacgtgaacatttttttaatgtacAATTGCGATAAAACTAGCACTGACATGGCAAATTCGTATTTCTATTTGAgagttcaaaaacgaaaaataataaggaaacatctaaaaattttgtttttgaattttttctagaatttgggctgaaatactccttTAGTGGGACGCCCGTATGGTAGAATTGTAGATTTGAAAAAACCCAATTCTGCTTGATGGAACGTCCGtcattcaaaattttcttcttcGGTGTTAGTAGGACGCCCGCTAGAAGAATCTTGTCAATCAGGATTAAAATAACGCATTTTTGCGttgtgggacgcccgcattacCACTTATTTACCAACAGTTTGTCGATATTTCTTGGTCACAGTTTCCAGTGTTTGTTGCCAGTTGTTTTCGTTCACATAGTTTTCGTTCAATAGACCTGTGTTTGAAGAAAGTAGAAGCgtgagagaaaaaaaagtgtttaataTAATAGAAAAATGCAATACAGGTATTGGGATCGCGAGACGCCTACTAACCGGCATGTTCTTCCATAAAAATGGTTTGGAGCACGTAATGCTGTATCCTAAGTGTTTTTCGATTACGAAGTGAGATGCTCGCAGAGACAAAATTTCCATTGcgtcaaaaaaaatcaactttcaaTAATAGACTTTGGATGAAATTATTGGGGCTGAAAGCCATCAAACCAGCAAGACCGAAGCTTTGAAACGGATTTCCGAAGCGAATTGCATCCAGGGCGGTGCCGGACGTACAATTATATACAACAACCCATGTACTGGCCCATGGGGAATTGTTTCCCATGTATCATCTTAGTATAGCTGCCCGGAGCTGTAAAAGACTTCCAACGAATCCGTAGCCTGTCGCATGTCGCTCTTGAAGAATGCTGTGTCAGAGAGATATTCACGGGAAATAGACTGATTCTACTCTATTGGTATATTAGGAGGGTAAGAAAGTTTGGAACAAGGTAAGTGTATTTTCGtaatttttacattatttagtaATTTACTTTAACTTGGTTATCACGTGCTAATATGAATTAGAAAACGTATGACCAAGAgagttttcaactttttttattattatttttcaattgaaaactaACCTCCCTCATATTGGTGTGATCAGAAAGGTCACACTATGGTTTCATAGAAATAAGGCatgatgaaataaaataaaattttatttcatggCTGATACAACGTGATAATGAATGGTCGCAAGTGTGAGAAAAGTGTATTTATAACATGTAGAATAATACCTACATATTATCTATTTATAACATATTTATTGCTGCAGTATTATGCGACCCCAATATTATATTTTAATTAATTCGTTGCATGAACGCTGAAATAAAGATGATCATTTCATTAATTCCTCTGATCATGTTACATTGATTAAACTCATCATATTCTTTTTTGACTCTGTCTCTTACGCGAATGGAACTTGAGAGTGTCAGTTCGAAAATAAAAAGTCACCCTGTCGTAACAGTGGTTACCAAGAGCAATAGTACATttatcttgctctgcgagcggAGTTGGTCAATGATTGTTGGACTGTCGCTTATAAGTTTGTATTGTATAGTATTACTATTATTCTATCTGTTCTgatcagaggcgcatccacgttccaagtcgtgggtaggacaaatggaGGGAAATCCGAGTTCTAGTGTTGAGAAATCGAGGCTCGCTTTACACATAATTAAATCTGAATATGAAAAAATGTGGACTTCTGGAccttccggacagaatcctcaaATCCACAAATTGTGAAATTTTCATCGATTTTCCGAACATATTGATTTTCCAATTACCATGATTGAATATTACGTAGTTTATAGTTGCTCTTTTAATCAAAACGATAGTGAATGTAGATAATGTACAGGAAGACGTATTTTACGTACTAGCACGTACATTGGGGTCACTTTTCACATCGTTTCATACGGGACTATTTTTACGCGTTGTATTATGCGGATTTTCAACAATGttttatcgtttttttttaaaggcctGGAAAAAAAGCTGagaaatttaacattttttgcgttacgtactTTTCTCATTTCGGGGAGCTCAAAGCCTCTTGTTTACCAGATTTCATGCGGGCTTCAGGATGTTTGTGATTTCTTAGGTTTTATTAAATCCTTCAGGTTTCAACAAAACTTTCTTTTCTGTAAACTTCTAATACGTTAAGCTGCCTAATATTTGATAATATGTTTGTAGATCTACATATCAGACCTATTTGACAGTATTGAAACTAAAATAACAACAATGATGATTTCGAGGATGATATATTAACAGAATCATGGGTAAGACAATGcattgactgtcccacccaggaaatttagtgcgtaggacatgtcatacttgtcctacccactcccggcgccactggttCTGATAT comes from Armigeres subalbatus isolate Guangzhou_Male chromosome 2, GZ_Asu_2, whole genome shotgun sequence and encodes:
- the LOC134218346 gene encoding uncharacterized protein LOC134218346; this translates as MIHSSFCGSAAHVGGKYTLAYARASKETSAGSCNTDRQFPLAASSRRCHRSIAKHGASNLLHDYPIKRHCGSQPFSRHSPISAAPAFIRCLIDYDDAAGNHCFKNSSNFNHVGSVYFSTAGPSVANKI